A region from the Sandaracinus amylolyticus genome encodes:
- a CDS encoding ATP-dependent DNA ligase — MHAFARLYERLDGTTSTQAKVDAMRDYFRDAPPEDAAWALFFLTGRRFKRLVPVRAMAGWAMEVTGVPGWLFEECYGAVGDLAEIIALLVAGMPYDVPPEPRAVITPKDARAARSLFDDEPAPEVPAAIRPTALASWAHAILALRDLPEPVQRARVLALWRDLDRTELMLVTKMITGEMRVGASALLVQRAVSVASGVPAPVIAHRMMGTWEPDAAIFARLIAPASIEEDPSRPYPFALASPLEQSPETLGPRDEWRAEWKWDGIRCQLVRRAGELWLWSRGEDLVTERFPEIVHAAQGLPDGLVLDGEAMAWRDDRPLPFAIMQRRIGRKVLGPKVLAEAPVVFLAYDLLEEDREDLRERPFDERRARLEHVIRERGDPRLRLSPLIDAPSWEALAELRARSREEGTEGLMLKHRDAPYRPGRRRGEFWKWKIEPYSVDAVLVYAQPGSGKRSNLFTDYTFAVFDENRELVPFAKAYSGLEDEEITELDRWIRRNTLDRHGPVRVVEPVHVFELAFEGIAPSTRHRSGVAVRFPRIARWRRDKPVAEADTIESLRALLRAPKDPPEGDV; from the coding sequence ATGCACGCGTTCGCGCGCCTCTACGAGCGGCTCGATGGGACGACGTCGACGCAGGCGAAGGTCGACGCGATGCGCGACTACTTCCGGGATGCGCCGCCCGAGGACGCCGCGTGGGCGCTCTTCTTCCTCACCGGTCGTCGCTTCAAGCGCCTCGTCCCGGTGCGCGCGATGGCGGGCTGGGCGATGGAGGTCACCGGCGTGCCCGGCTGGCTCTTCGAGGAGTGTTACGGCGCGGTCGGTGATCTCGCGGAGATCATCGCGCTGCTCGTCGCCGGCATGCCCTACGACGTGCCGCCCGAGCCGCGCGCGGTGATCACGCCGAAGGATGCCCGCGCGGCGCGCAGCCTCTTCGACGACGAGCCCGCGCCCGAGGTCCCCGCTGCGATCCGACCGACGGCGCTCGCGAGCTGGGCCCACGCGATCCTCGCGCTGCGCGATCTGCCCGAGCCGGTGCAGCGCGCGCGGGTGCTCGCGCTGTGGCGCGACCTCGATCGCACCGAGCTGATGCTCGTCACGAAGATGATCACCGGCGAGATGCGCGTCGGCGCGTCCGCGCTGCTCGTGCAGCGCGCGGTGTCCGTCGCGAGCGGCGTGCCTGCGCCCGTGATCGCGCATCGCATGATGGGCACGTGGGAGCCCGACGCGGCGATCTTCGCGCGGCTGATCGCGCCTGCGTCGATCGAGGAAGATCCCTCGCGTCCCTATCCGTTCGCGCTCGCGTCGCCGCTCGAGCAGTCCCCGGAGACGCTCGGTCCGCGCGACGAGTGGCGCGCCGAGTGGAAGTGGGACGGCATCCGCTGCCAGCTGGTGCGCCGCGCCGGAGAGCTCTGGCTCTGGTCGCGCGGCGAGGATCTCGTCACCGAGCGGTTTCCCGAGATCGTGCACGCCGCGCAGGGTCTGCCCGACGGTCTCGTGCTCGACGGCGAGGCGATGGCGTGGCGCGACGATCGCCCGCTGCCCTTCGCGATCATGCAGCGACGCATCGGGCGCAAGGTGCTCGGCCCGAAGGTGCTCGCGGAGGCGCCGGTCGTGTTCCTCGCGTACGACCTGCTCGAGGAGGATCGCGAGGACCTGCGCGAGCGCCCGTTCGACGAGCGACGCGCGCGCCTCGAGCATGTGATCCGCGAGCGCGGCGATCCGCGGCTGCGCCTGTCGCCGCTGATCGACGCGCCGAGCTGGGAAGCGCTCGCCGAGCTGCGCGCTCGCTCGCGGGAAGAGGGCACCGAAGGGCTGATGCTCAAACATCGCGACGCGCCGTATCGCCCGGGTCGTCGTCGCGGCGAATTCTGGAAGTGGAAGATCGAGCCGTACTCGGTGGACGCGGTGCTCGTCTACGCGCAGCCGGGCTCGGGCAAGCGCTCGAACCTGTTCACCGACTACACGTTCGCGGTGTTCGACGAGAACCGCGAGCTCGTGCCCTTCGCGAAGGCGTACTCGGGGCTCGAGGACGAGGAGATCACGGAGCTCGATCGCTGGATCCGACGCAACACCCTCGATCGTCACGGCCCGGTGCGCGTGGTCGAGCCGGTGCACGTCTTCGAGCTCGCCTTCGAGGGGATCGCGCCGTCGACGCGACATCGCTCGGGCGTCGCGGTGCGCTTCCCGCGCATCGCGCGCTGGCGTCGTGACAAGCCGGTCGCGGAGGCAGACACGATCGAGTCGCTGCGCGCGCTGTTGCGCGCGCCCAAGGATCCGCCGGAGGGCGACGTATGA
- a CDS encoding acyl-CoA desaturase yields the protein MPPSAVPTATLTPDAVFAPSETDATPPAATTTERPRHRYEWLATLPFILCHVAVLGALWSGVTWQAIVVCIALYWIRIFGVTAGYHRYFSHRTFETSRPMQFVLAWIAQSTSQKGAIWWASHHRAHHLYSDSERDLHSPRQHGFLHAHLGWLFSGSDKTEWNRVKDLAKFPELVWLEKYYLVPPIVTGFLVWLFFGWSGLFIGFFLSTVFTWHGTFFINSLAHVWGTRRFETKDDSRNNAFLALVTMGEGWHNNHHHYMSSARQGFYWWEIDLTYYVLVAMEKVGLVWNLKQPPERVLEAGRRADAERRALARG from the coding sequence ATGCCTCCGAGCGCGGTGCCGACTGCGACCCTGACCCCCGACGCGGTGTTCGCGCCGTCCGAGACGGACGCGACGCCTCCGGCCGCGACCACCACCGAGCGCCCGCGTCACCGCTACGAGTGGCTCGCGACGCTGCCGTTCATCCTCTGCCACGTCGCGGTGCTCGGCGCGCTCTGGTCGGGCGTCACCTGGCAGGCGATCGTCGTCTGCATCGCGCTCTACTGGATCCGCATCTTCGGCGTGACGGCGGGCTACCACCGCTACTTCTCGCACCGGACGTTCGAGACGAGCCGCCCGATGCAGTTCGTGCTCGCGTGGATCGCGCAGTCGACCTCGCAGAAGGGCGCGATCTGGTGGGCGTCGCACCACCGTGCGCACCACCTCTACTCGGACAGCGAGCGCGACCTCCACTCGCCGCGCCAGCACGGCTTCCTGCACGCGCACCTCGGCTGGCTCTTCTCGGGCAGCGACAAGACCGAGTGGAACCGCGTGAAGGACCTCGCGAAGTTCCCCGAGCTCGTGTGGCTCGAGAAGTACTACCTGGTGCCGCCGATCGTCACGGGCTTCCTCGTGTGGCTGTTCTTCGGCTGGAGCGGGCTCTTCATCGGGTTCTTCCTGAGCACCGTGTTCACGTGGCACGGCACGTTCTTCATCAACAGCCTCGCGCACGTGTGGGGCACGCGTCGCTTCGAGACGAAGGACGACAGCCGCAACAACGCGTTCCTCGCGCTCGTGACGATGGGCGAGGGCTGGCACAACAACCACCACCACTACATGAGCTCGGCGCGCCAGGGCTTCTATTGGTGGGAGATCGACCTGACCTACTACGTGCTCGTCGCGATGGAGAAGGTCGGGCTCGTGTGGAACCTGAAGCAGCCGCCGGAGCGCGTGCTGGAGGCCGGCCGACGCGCCGACGCCGAGCGTCGCGCGCTCGCGCGGGGTTGA
- a CDS encoding C-type lectin domain-containing protein → MRCIARSSRVLVLCVVLGAGTSACSLERASIAGQPNGGPGPVDASGDRDASVALDGGERVVDAALTDAAARDDAAAPGDAGTDPPIDAALAEAGTDAGAPDAGGPCSPGAPERCDGRDEDCDDLVDEGSGDCGCDRVLGAQGRSYLFCTATRTYDDARAFCAARGYDLVVIDDEDENAFVRAEQRTRGSDFYIGLDDRGAERTFVWVDGRTAWRNGTSELFTAWAGGQPDDFFGEDCVQMRENGRWNDVDCGDGFRHVCESALP, encoded by the coding sequence ATGCGGTGCATCGCGCGATCGAGCCGCGTGCTCGTCCTCTGCGTCGTCCTCGGGGCGGGGACATCCGCGTGCTCGCTCGAGCGCGCGTCGATCGCGGGCCAACCGAACGGCGGGCCGGGCCCGGTCGATGCGAGCGGCGATCGCGACGCGTCCGTCGCGCTCGATGGCGGTGAGCGCGTGGTCGACGCCGCGCTCACCGATGCGGCAGCGCGCGATGATGCGGCAGCGCCCGGCGACGCAGGCACCGACCCGCCGATCGATGCCGCGCTCGCCGAGGCGGGCACCGACGCGGGCGCGCCCGACGCGGGCGGCCCGTGTTCGCCCGGAGCGCCCGAGCGCTGCGACGGGCGCGACGAGGACTGCGACGATCTCGTCGACGAAGGCAGCGGCGACTGCGGATGCGATCGCGTGCTCGGCGCGCAGGGTCGCTCGTACCTCTTCTGCACCGCGACGCGCACCTACGACGACGCGCGCGCGTTCTGCGCCGCGCGCGGCTACGACCTCGTGGTGATCGACGACGAGGACGAGAACGCGTTCGTCCGCGCCGAGCAGCGCACGCGCGGCAGCGACTTCTACATCGGTCTCGACGACCGAGGTGCCGAGCGCACGTTCGTGTGGGTCGACGGCCGCACCGCGTGGAGGAACGGCACGTCGGAGCTCTTCACGGCGTGGGCGGGCGGTCAGCCCGACGACTTCTTCGGCGAGGACTGCGTCCAGATGCGCGAGAACGGGCGGTGGAACGACGTCGACTGCGGCGACGGGTTCCGGCACGTGTGCGAGTCGGCGCTGCCCTGA
- a CDS encoding TerB family tellurite resistance protein codes for MDFTQLNPQERLALAALVRTMLRLDRSYSSEESERLHAIAEELGDPEAFWEAIERAAQSVTNERELEAVTRGVTRPESRELMLDVLESVAAAEVESSAELKMLADLRALWNMPAPA; via the coding sequence GTGGACTTCACACAGCTCAATCCGCAGGAGCGCCTCGCGCTCGCCGCGCTGGTCCGCACGATGCTGCGCCTCGACCGCAGCTACTCGAGCGAGGAGTCGGAGCGGCTCCACGCCATCGCCGAGGAGCTCGGAGATCCCGAGGCGTTCTGGGAGGCGATCGAGCGCGCCGCGCAGTCCGTGACCAACGAGCGCGAGCTCGAAGCGGTCACGCGTGGGGTGACGCGCCCCGAGTCGCGCGAGCTGATGCTCGACGTGCTCGAGTCGGTCGCGGCGGCCGAGGTGGAGAGCTCGGCGGAGCTGAAGATGCTCGCCGACCTCCGCGCGCTGTGGAACATGCCCGCCCCGGCGTGA
- a CDS encoding tetratricopeptide repeat protein produces MEDEGEGRRLVAFADQLSSEGRYEEAIGWYERAIACAPSALGGYRFVIGELLFELQRYPDAARAFEMVVTALPAHAQGWEALGRTCSMLGAHDRAAMALEHAIALAPGWAEPCYHAALAYAELGQRAAVEDRLRRAIALDPRFAEAARDDGLM; encoded by the coding sequence ATGGAGGACGAGGGGGAGGGCAGGCGGCTCGTCGCGTTCGCCGATCAGCTCTCGTCGGAGGGTCGCTACGAAGAGGCGATCGGCTGGTACGAGCGCGCGATCGCGTGTGCGCCGAGCGCGCTCGGTGGGTACCGCTTCGTGATCGGCGAGCTCCTCTTCGAGCTGCAGAGGTACCCCGACGCAGCGCGCGCGTTCGAGATGGTCGTGACCGCGCTGCCCGCGCACGCGCAGGGCTGGGAGGCGCTCGGGCGCACCTGCTCGATGCTCGGCGCGCACGATCGCGCCGCGATGGCGCTCGAGCACGCGATCGCGCTCGCGCCGGGGTGGGCCGAGCCCTGTTATCACGCCGCGCTCGCGTACGCGGAGCTCGGACAGCGCGCGGCGGTGGAGGATCGGCTGCGCCGCGCGATCGCGCTGGACCCACGGTTCGCCGAGGCGGCGCGCGACGACGGGCTGATGTGA
- a CDS encoding trypsin-like peptidase domain-containing protein — translation MSPSILHDHAPVARCTRSRRRRARLAALGITLALGGSAAAVSAPSILSAQEAPRATQPQSTAEPPPITQPQAQAAIADAERVGTAFAAVAERISPSVVSIRVEARVDPRDQMQQLPFGMIPGMPQDGGDERIVQGGGSGFVISADGAILTNRHVIENATRIRVRFQDGRELPATVAGVDRATDLAVLRVQARDLVPLRFANMERQRVGQWVVAIGSPFGLDTTVTAGVLSATGRGGIGMNEIEDYIQTDASINPGNSGGPLVNLDGEVVGINTMIIGRGQGIGFAIPADMAERVAQQLIAEGRVRRAWIGVGFQELTPELAADFGVGSRRGALVNEIVPNGPAARAGVQSGDVIVSVEGVPVRESRDLMRHVLRRPIGASVRIDVMRAGRPVQLSLTTAERPDPRDSTPQELGGRDARPTREDGTWGLSLLPLTPQLAREVGHSGTQGAVVARVRQGSPAERAGLERGDVIVEADRGAVRGPGEVENAARDGRALLRVARGERSFFTVLHRE, via the coding sequence ATGTCGCCGTCCATCCTCCACGACCACGCTCCCGTCGCCCGGTGCACGCGTTCCCGCCGGCGCCGCGCACGCCTCGCCGCGCTGGGCATCACGCTCGCGCTCGGCGGCAGCGCCGCCGCCGTCTCGGCGCCGAGCATCCTCTCCGCGCAGGAAGCACCGCGCGCGACGCAGCCGCAGAGCACCGCCGAGCCTCCGCCGATCACGCAGCCGCAGGCGCAGGCCGCGATCGCCGACGCCGAGCGCGTGGGCACTGCGTTCGCCGCGGTCGCCGAGCGCATCTCGCCGTCGGTCGTCTCGATCCGCGTCGAGGCGCGCGTCGATCCGCGCGACCAGATGCAGCAGCTCCCGTTCGGCATGATCCCCGGCATGCCGCAGGACGGCGGCGACGAGCGCATCGTGCAGGGCGGCGGCTCGGGGTTCGTGATCTCCGCGGACGGCGCGATCCTCACGAACCGCCACGTCATCGAGAACGCGACGCGCATCCGCGTGCGCTTCCAGGACGGGCGCGAGCTGCCCGCGACGGTCGCGGGCGTCGATCGCGCGACCGATCTCGCCGTGCTGCGCGTGCAGGCGCGCGACCTCGTTCCGCTGCGCTTCGCGAACATGGAGCGGCAGCGCGTCGGCCAGTGGGTCGTCGCGATCGGCTCGCCCTTCGGGCTCGACACCACGGTGACCGCGGGCGTGCTCAGCGCGACCGGCCGCGGCGGCATCGGGATGAACGAGATCGAGGACTACATCCAGACCGACGCGAGCATCAACCCGGGCAACTCGGGCGGTCCGCTGGTGAACCTCGACGGCGAGGTCGTCGGGATCAACACGATGATCATCGGCCGCGGTCAGGGCATCGGCTTCGCGATCCCCGCCGACATGGCGGAGCGCGTCGCGCAGCAGCTCATCGCCGAGGGCCGCGTGCGGCGCGCGTGGATCGGCGTCGGGTTCCAGGAGCTCACGCCCGAGCTCGCGGCGGACTTCGGCGTCGGATCGCGGCGCGGCGCGCTGGTGAACGAGATCGTGCCCAACGGCCCGGCGGCGCGCGCCGGCGTGCAGTCGGGCGACGTGATCGTCTCGGTCGAGGGCGTGCCGGTCCGCGAGTCGCGCGATCTGATGCGCCACGTGCTCCGCCGTCCGATCGGCGCGTCGGTGCGCATCGACGTGATGCGCGCGGGACGTCCGGTGCAGCTCTCGCTCACGACCGCGGAGCGCCCGGATCCGCGCGACTCGACGCCGCAGGAGCTCGGCGGTCGCGACGCGCGCCCGACGCGCGAGGACGGCACGTGGGGCCTCTCGCTGCTCCCGCTCACGCCGCAGCTCGCGCGCGAGGTCGGGCACTCGGGAACGCAGGGCGCGGTGGTCGCGCGAGTGCGCCAGGGCAGCCCCGCGGAGCGCGCCGGGCTGGAACGCGGCGACGTGATCGTCGAGGCCGATCGCGGCGCGGTGCGCGGGCCCGGCGAGGTGGAGAACGCGGCGCGCGACGGCCGCGCGCTCCTGCGCGTCGCGCGCGGCGAGCGCTCGTTCTTCACGGTGCTGCACCGAGAGTAG
- a CDS encoding TadE/TadG family type IV pilus assembly protein: MRRDVERSLLRDTRGAAYAEAVLVIPVFVLLAGGVVYLHGVHAARMDASLRARECAWAYANGGCETLPPECRETGGGAADDGGDPALADAVASVQEMQSSFPIPGLGSTGEAIFGRTVRLSATATAQSTPLFPAPPREMEASALGVCNERERTIETVARDVFCSAVSSIGLGGPLGC; this comes from the coding sequence ATGCGACGAGACGTCGAACGCTCGCTGCTGCGCGACACGCGCGGCGCGGCCTATGCCGAGGCGGTCCTGGTGATCCCCGTGTTCGTGCTGCTCGCGGGCGGCGTCGTGTACCTGCACGGCGTGCACGCGGCGCGCATGGACGCGTCGCTTCGCGCGCGCGAGTGCGCGTGGGCCTACGCGAACGGCGGCTGCGAGACGCTGCCGCCCGAGTGCCGCGAGACCGGCGGCGGCGCGGCGGACGACGGCGGTGATCCCGCGCTCGCCGACGCGGTCGCGTCGGTGCAGGAGATGCAGAGCTCCTTCCCGATCCCCGGGCTCGGCTCCACCGGCGAGGCGATCTTCGGGCGCACCGTGCGCCTCTCCGCGACCGCGACCGCGCAGAGCACGCCGCTCTTCCCGGCGCCGCCCCGCGAGATGGAGGCGAGCGCGCTCGGCGTGTGCAACGAGCGCGAGCGCACCATCGAGACGGTCGCGCGCGACGTGTTCTGCAGCGCGGTGTCGAGCATCGGCCTCGGAGGGCCGCTCGGATGCTGA
- the cpaB gene encoding Flp pilus assembly protein CpaB, translated as MKLRALLLSLLVAGIGAALCFAAFARVRREAQGGEPVRVVAVTRDLAPGAVLTRDVLAVRTIPRAYVEERHVPFEDTETVVGLRAVSALRAGEALLWNDVDDEAIAAARLAAVIGEGRRAVTVRVHATSAFTGLLRPGDRVDVLHFAPRLGSEERVTAQLLENVLVLAVAGTLDPSSPSRCGATSAQQVTVAATVDEAQRLVHAQSTGDLHLVLRNPDDVEPMLSMGDPVTDADVLVAAERRRRRARSDVPSSIR; from the coding sequence GTGAAGCTCCGAGCGCTGCTCCTCTCTCTCCTCGTCGCGGGCATCGGCGCCGCGCTCTGCTTCGCCGCGTTCGCGCGCGTGCGCCGCGAGGCCCAAGGCGGTGAGCCGGTCCGTGTGGTCGCGGTCACGCGCGACCTCGCGCCGGGCGCGGTGCTGACGCGCGACGTGCTCGCGGTGCGCACGATCCCGCGCGCGTACGTCGAAGAGCGCCACGTGCCCTTCGAGGACACCGAGACCGTCGTGGGGCTGCGCGCGGTGAGCGCGCTGCGCGCCGGCGAGGCGCTGCTCTGGAACGACGTCGACGACGAGGCGATCGCGGCCGCGCGGCTCGCCGCGGTGATCGGCGAAGGCCGGCGCGCGGTGACGGTCCGCGTGCACGCGACCTCGGCGTTCACCGGCCTCTTGCGTCCCGGCGATCGCGTCGACGTGCTGCACTTCGCGCCGCGCCTCGGGAGCGAGGAGCGCGTCACCGCGCAGCTGCTCGAGAACGTGCTGGTCCTCGCCGTCGCGGGCACGCTCGATCCGAGCTCGCCCTCGCGCTGCGGCGCGACCTCGGCGCAGCAGGTCACGGTCGCGGCGACCGTCGACGAAGCGCAGCGCCTCGTGCACGCGCAGTCGACCGGCGACCTGCACCTCGTCCTGCGCAACCCCGACGACGTCGAGCCCATGCTCTCGATGGGCGATCCCGTGACCGACGCCGACGTGCTCGTCGCGGCGGAGCGACGCCGCCGCCGCGCGCGCAGCGACGTGCCCTCGAGCATCCGCTGA
- a CDS encoding type II secretion system F family protein → MDRNLVLGVALLAVGVAIATYSTLVDPDALPARWWRAREAALAGDLAFVRAKVSARTVLIAQAIGVVGALSLAMVSGQPLFVLVVPFLVIGPALHLQKARAARVTAVESDVEAWLTAMASSLRTDGSIGGALAYASRLSTGAMSEELEVLLVECELGATLDDALRRLSERIRSPMITGVVALLLVGRRTGGELPALLESNARQLREIARLEGVIRSKTAEGKGQIWVLGALPLAIALALRALSPGYFDPLFEGLIGGIVLALAIALWLAAIFTARSVLALEV, encoded by the coding sequence ATGGACCGCAACCTCGTGCTCGGTGTCGCCCTGCTCGCGGTCGGGGTCGCGATCGCGACCTACTCGACGCTCGTCGATCCCGACGCGCTCCCCGCGCGCTGGTGGCGGGCGCGCGAGGCCGCGCTCGCCGGAGATCTCGCGTTCGTGCGCGCGAAGGTCTCGGCGCGGACCGTGCTGATCGCGCAGGCGATCGGCGTCGTGGGCGCGCTCTCGCTCGCGATGGTGAGCGGACAGCCGCTCTTCGTACTGGTGGTGCCGTTTCTCGTGATCGGGCCAGCGCTGCACCTCCAGAAGGCGCGCGCCGCGCGCGTCACCGCGGTCGAGAGCGACGTCGAGGCGTGGCTCACCGCGATGGCGAGCTCGCTGCGCACCGACGGATCGATCGGCGGCGCGCTCGCCTACGCGTCGCGCCTCTCGACCGGCGCGATGTCGGAGGAGCTCGAGGTGCTGCTCGTCGAGTGCGAGCTCGGCGCGACGCTCGACGACGCGCTCCGGCGCCTCTCCGAGCGCATCCGCAGCCCGATGATCACCGGCGTCGTCGCGCTGCTGCTGGTGGGCCGCCGCACCGGTGGCGAGCTGCCCGCGCTGCTCGAGAGCAACGCGCGACAGCTGCGCGAGATCGCGCGCCTCGAGGGCGTGATCCGCAGCAAGACCGCGGAGGGCAAGGGCCAGATCTGGGTGCTCGGCGCGCTGCCGCTCGCCATCGCGCTCGCGCTGCGCGCGCTGAGCCCGGGGTACTTCGACCCCCTCTTCGAAGGGCTCATCGGCGGGATCGTGCTCGCGCTCGCGATCGCGCTCTGGCTCGCGGCGATCTTCACGGCGCGCTCGGTGCTCGCGCTGGAGGTGTGA
- a CDS encoding type II secretion system F family protein, protein MTTSLAWLTYGLALAAIGFVLASMLVASEPPLADARAGHRGILRARSIAAGGLVRWIDPIVRHVAAWLPSSRLGSLGVRAEEALARAGSPHGWVASELVAASIVLSAIATLGALLACAMVPRVPIALVPLATMVGAAHPLSILREARAHRERTITRALPGCVEVMALCMSAGMDFVGAVRTTLSDAVAAGTPLHDELTRMLEELQLGSTRGAALARLGERVPTRPVRDLVNAALRAEEKGSPLADALAVQASVLRQRRGVAVEEAAARASLALLAPLTLVFGAIMLLVLGPMALSIAEGL, encoded by the coding sequence ATGACGACCTCGCTCGCATGGCTGACCTACGGGCTCGCGCTCGCCGCGATCGGCTTCGTGCTCGCGTCGATGCTCGTCGCCTCGGAGCCGCCGCTCGCCGACGCGCGCGCCGGACATCGCGGGATCCTCCGCGCGCGCAGCATCGCGGCCGGTGGGCTCGTGCGGTGGATCGATCCGATCGTGCGCCACGTCGCGGCATGGCTGCCGTCGTCGCGCCTGGGATCGCTCGGGGTGCGCGCCGAAGAAGCGCTGGCGCGCGCGGGCTCGCCACACGGATGGGTCGCGTCGGAGCTCGTCGCCGCGTCGATCGTGCTCTCCGCGATCGCCACGCTCGGCGCGCTGCTCGCCTGCGCGATGGTGCCGCGCGTGCCGATCGCGCTGGTGCCCCTCGCGACGATGGTCGGTGCGGCGCATCCGCTCTCGATCCTGCGCGAGGCGCGCGCGCATCGCGAGCGCACGATCACCCGCGCGCTCCCGGGATGTGTCGAGGTCATGGCGCTCTGCATGAGCGCGGGCATGGACTTCGTCGGCGCGGTGCGCACGACGCTCTCCGACGCGGTCGCGGCGGGCACGCCGCTCCACGACGAGCTCACGCGCATGCTCGAGGAGCTGCAGCTCGGGTCGACGCGCGGCGCTGCGCTGGCGCGCCTCGGAGAGCGCGTGCCGACGCGCCCGGTGCGCGATCTCGTGAACGCGGCGCTGCGCGCGGAGGAGAAGGGGAGCCCGCTCGCCGACGCGCTCGCGGTGCAGGCGTCGGTGCTGCGGCAGCGCCGCGGCGTCGCGGTGGAAGAAGCGGCGGCACGCGCGAGCCTCGCGCTCCTCGCACCGCTCACGTTGGTGTTCGGCGCCATCATGCTGCTCGTTCTCGGGCCGATGGCGCTCTCGATCGCGGAGGGACTCTGA
- a CDS encoding FHA domain-containing protein, whose amino-acid sequence MRIRARAHVDYEDGTRDTFELARSPMTIGRAPTCDAALIGARRVEWEHARIELTRDAVCLTPLATPDETPVRTPYGRAVALGDARITFERVEGPGMRAYWMRGLSVAVATVIVASLGTLVIGRRGARAAAEEDTPSASRPALFDDDHVASCDQEERAGRRTLELSLAARALREQRAFDVQDGVRAVETFARAAACAEHVGDALGADALRAEGDALRMELEERAARLIARVRRARQREDVEAERTALRSLLDLLSHRDDALTQEYVARARTLEAEASRTSRFPRLGR is encoded by the coding sequence ATGCGCATCCGAGCTCGGGCTCACGTGGACTACGAGGACGGCACGCGCGACACGTTCGAGCTCGCGCGCTCGCCGATGACGATCGGGCGCGCGCCGACGTGCGACGCCGCGCTGATCGGAGCGCGACGTGTCGAGTGGGAGCACGCGCGCATCGAGCTCACGCGCGACGCGGTGTGCCTCACGCCGCTCGCGACGCCGGACGAGACGCCGGTGCGCACGCCGTATGGACGCGCGGTCGCGCTCGGCGATGCGCGCATCACGTTCGAGCGCGTCGAGGGGCCGGGCATGCGCGCGTACTGGATGCGCGGGCTCTCGGTCGCGGTCGCGACGGTGATCGTCGCGTCGCTCGGCACGCTCGTGATCGGGCGGCGCGGTGCGCGCGCGGCGGCGGAGGAGGACACGCCGAGCGCGTCGCGCCCTGCGCTCTTCGACGACGACCACGTCGCGTCGTGCGATCAGGAGGAGCGCGCGGGGCGGCGCACGCTCGAGCTCTCGCTGGCGGCGCGCGCGCTGCGCGAGCAACGCGCGTTCGACGTGCAGGACGGAGTGCGCGCCGTCGAGACCTTCGCGCGCGCGGCGGCGTGCGCCGAGCACGTGGGCGACGCGCTCGGCGCGGACGCGCTGCGCGCCGAGGGCGACGCGCTGCGCATGGAGCTCGAAGAGCGCGCGGCGAGGTTGATCGCGCGGGTGCGGCGAGCGCGACAGCGCGAGGACGTGGAGGCGGAGCGCACCGCGCTGCGCTCGCTGCTCGACCTGCTCTCGCATCGCGACGACGCGCTGACTCAGGAGTACGTCGCGCGGGCGCGCACGCTCGAGGCCGAGGCGTCGCGGACCTCGCGCTTCCCGCGGCTCGGGCGCTGA